GCTACATCCAGGAGGTGGAGTGGAGAGGGCTGCTCCACTACGGTGAGGAGAGGGCTCGGGCAGAAGGTATTGGCCCCGAGGATGTCCCTCGGCTGGTGGAAGAGTACAGGAGCGAGGTCAGTACCACCCGTAGATGAGAGTCGTCCTGGACACCAACGTCATCATCTCCGGCTTGAACTTCCCGGGTAACGAAAGGCTGGTTCTCGAACTGGCGCTCCGCGGACGATTTGAGCTCTATCTGACTGAGTTCATTCTGGAGGAGGTGGCCGGGGTCCTTGGGCGGAAGTTCAACTGGACTGGCGACCGCATACAACAGGCACTGCGAACATTGAGTGATACAGGCCAGATGGTCGAACCTCCGCGGCTCCCAGAGGTGATCGAAGGCGGACACGCCGACAACCGTATCCTGGAGTGCGCTGCGGAGGCCTCGGCTGACTACCTCGTGACCGGAGATCGCCGGCATCTGCTGCCGCTGGAGGAGTATCGGGGCACGAGAATCGTCAACGCCCCCCGATTCCTTTCATCTCTGGAGGCGAGTTGACTTCGAAACGGATCTCCCGAACTTCAGAGAGTTTCTTCACCGAGAAAGGTGCTGACTACATCGACGCCAAGCTCAGGTTGCTGTGCCGTGACAACGACGACGAAAAGGTGCTCAGATATGCTCAGAGACACCACTGAAAGAATCTACTCATAAGCCCCTAATTCCCTGCGGCCTGCCTCAGGCGGAGATGACACCGCCTGACTCTCTCGGAAGGGTTGATACGTCCACCAGTCATTTCGGGAAGTGGCCTGCTGCGCGGTTGAGCCGGCCGGACCGGAATGGCTACGATTGGCGGCACATCACAGAGGCCCGGGAGTGAGACGACATGAGCTACGCCCACGACATTTATCTGGCCCTGGATCACGACCGGGCGGAGTTCGCGGCTGCGGTCTCTGACATAAGGACGCTGTTCAGGCGGGCTGAACTCCCGATTGCCGGGCCTGGCGCCAGGCCCGGCACAACGCCCGTTCTCGATGCTGATTTCGTTGGGTTCAACGGAGTCAATCAGAACTGCGTCTGTGATCCCGNNNNNNNNNNNNNNNNNNNNNNNNNNNNNNNNNNNNNNNNNNNNNNNNNNNNNNNNNNNNNNNNNNNNNNNNNNNNNNNNNNNNNNNNNNNNNNNNNNNNNNNNNNNNNNNNNNNNNNNNNNNNNNNNNNNNNNNNNNNNNNNNNNNNNNNNNNNNNNNNNNNNNNNNNNNNNNNNNNNNNNNNNNNNNNNNNNNNNNNNNNNNNNNNNNNNNNNNNNGCAGATGGGACGTCCAATGGAGTCTCGGAGGAAGTC
This Dehalococcoidia bacterium DNA region includes the following protein-coding sequences:
- a CDS encoding ribbon-helix-helix protein, CopG family; amino-acid sequence: MSRTTRTITFSLPPDLADRVDEAIQQQGCSRSEFLREAIDRYIQEVEWRGLLHYGEERARAEGIGPEDVPRLVEEYRSEVSTTRR
- a CDS encoding putative toxin-antitoxin system toxin component, PIN family, producing MRVVLDTNVIISGLNFPGNERLVLELALRGRFELYLTEFILEEVAGVLGRKFNWTGDRIQQALRTLSDTGQMVEPPRLPEVIEGGHADNRILECAAEASADYLVTGDRRHLLPLEEYRGTRIVNAPRFLSSLEAS